In Oceanispirochaeta sp. M1, a genomic segment contains:
- a CDS encoding TetR/AcrR family transcriptional regulator → MNQTMEVRILEGASALFYKFGFSRVRFSEIAREVGITTRTIYNYFPNKLSLSKAVSEYTISLVLKEIRILAEADTSFSDTIYLILKQVYQELKTRLPAYRKNAEFPGRGMPDLFTVDPEIEIFITQLMNRAVLEGIFEKDAPLEMMMQLLLNQVNYCFPADGAHSAITVDEDYFIRSMLLVIGTCITDEGRKQFRQLSK, encoded by the coding sequence ATGAATCAGACTATGGAAGTCCGCATATTGGAAGGAGCAAGTGCTCTGTTCTATAAATTCGGCTTCAGCCGTGTCAGGTTCTCGGAAATAGCCCGTGAAGTGGGAATTACCACCAGAACTATCTATAATTATTTTCCAAATAAACTATCCCTTTCTAAAGCGGTCTCTGAATATACTATCAGTCTGGTATTGAAGGAGATCAGGATTCTTGCCGAGGCTGATACCTCTTTTTCTGATACTATTTATTTGATATTGAAACAGGTCTATCAGGAGCTGAAGACCCGGCTCCCTGCCTATCGCAAGAATGCGGAATTTCCAGGAAGGGGAATGCCCGATCTGTTTACTGTAGATCCGGAGATTGAAATATTTATCACCCAGCTGATGAACAGGGCCGTGTTGGAAGGGATCTTTGAGAAGGATGCACCTCTTGAGATGATGATGCAGCTTCTTCTGAATCAGGTTAATTACTGCTTCCCCGCCGATGGGGCTCATTCTGCAATTACTGTTGATGAAGATTACTTTATCCGTTCCATGCTTCTTGTCATAGGGACCTGTATCACTGATGAGGGACGGAAGCAGTTCCGGCAGCTCTCTAAATAA
- a CDS encoding ABC transporter ATP-binding protein encodes MIKAIDLTKRYGKHTAVNKINFEIAKGEIIGFLGPNGAGKSTTMNMITGYFAPTEGQILVDGENILNDPENTRSKIGYLPEHPPLYMEMTVDEYLKFAGQLKKISPSALAEDMDRITELVKITDVRKRLIRNLSKGYKQRVGLAQALLGNPQLLILDEPTVGLDPKQIIEIRNLIKDLSEDHTIILSSHILPEISAVCDRVLIISKGNIVASDTPENLAKNLAGMHKLHLQVKGEESSIRESLETLEILNGITMTPSSEEGVMTVVVEAGADSDIREDVFYALAKKRCPIMQMRPMDVSLEEIFLNLTTVEAPPSAARSEK; translated from the coding sequence TTGATCAAAGCGATTGATTTAACAAAGCGTTATGGAAAACATACAGCTGTCAATAAGATCAACTTTGAGATAGCCAAGGGTGAAATCATCGGATTTCTGGGACCAAACGGTGCCGGTAAATCCACAACTATGAATATGATAACCGGTTATTTCGCACCCACAGAGGGTCAGATACTTGTGGATGGAGAAAACATCCTCAATGATCCGGAAAATACAAGAAGCAAAATAGGCTATCTGCCGGAGCATCCTCCCCTTTATATGGAGATGACCGTTGATGAATATCTGAAATTTGCAGGACAGCTTAAGAAGATCAGTCCCTCGGCTTTAGCTGAAGACATGGATCGTATCACGGAGCTGGTTAAGATTACAGATGTCCGGAAAAGACTGATCAGGAATCTCTCCAAGGGTTACAAACAGAGAGTTGGACTGGCTCAGGCTCTGCTGGGAAACCCTCAGCTGCTCATTCTGGATGAACCGACCGTAGGTCTGGATCCCAAACAGATTATTGAGATCAGAAATCTGATCAAGGATCTGAGCGAAGATCATACCATCATCCTCAGTTCCCATATACTTCCCGAAATATCAGCAGTCTGTGACAGAGTGCTGATTATCAGCAAGGGAAATATTGTCGCCTCCGACACTCCCGAGAACCTGGCCAAGAATCTGGCGGGAATGCACAAGCTCCACCTTCAAGTCAAAGGAGAGGAGAGCAGTATCCGTGAGTCCCTGGAAACCCTTGAGATCCTTAATGGCATCACCATGACTCCCTCAAGTGAAGAAGGCGTTATGACTGTAGTTGTAGAAGCCGGAGCGGATTCAGATATCAGAGAGGATGTATTCTACGCACTGGCCAAAAAGAGATGCCCCATTATGCAGATGCGGCCCATGGATGTATCTCTTGAAGAGATATTCCTTAATCTGACAACTGTCGAAGCGCCCCCCTCGGCGGCAAGGAGTGAAAAGTAA
- a CDS encoding ABC transporter permease: MLAVFKKELLTYFTTSVGYIFMGVFLLISGILFTMGNIFGMDSDYATFLGGLIMIFLLVVPLLTMKIYSEEKRQKTDQLLMTAPQSTAGIVAGKFLAAVALFFMTLLITGLYPLFLSFHTRMDTAQIMGTYIGFFLLGISFISIGVYISSLTDSQAGAAILTFCVLIITWIVDFIGGFMPVSPLAGVIFALIITAMTAGWMYNATKNIPAAAIPVIIGVIIIAALYFINQDLFINLIAKTLSWFSLTKRFTDFPMGILKLNAVIYYLSFSGFFLFLTSQRIEKQRWS; this comes from the coding sequence ATGCTGGCTGTATTCAAAAAAGAACTATTAACCTATTTCACCACATCTGTGGGTTATATATTTATGGGAGTATTCCTGCTGATTTCAGGGATACTCTTCACCATGGGCAATATCTTCGGAATGGATTCAGACTATGCCACCTTCCTGGGCGGCCTGATCATGATCTTTCTCCTTGTTGTTCCTCTCCTTACCATGAAAATCTACAGTGAGGAAAAAAGACAGAAAACAGATCAGCTTCTAATGACTGCGCCTCAGAGTACAGCCGGAATTGTTGCCGGTAAGTTCCTTGCTGCGGTAGCCCTTTTTTTTATGACACTACTGATCACCGGCCTTTATCCCCTCTTTCTGTCATTTCATACAAGGATGGATACGGCTCAGATCATGGGGACCTATATAGGGTTTTTCCTCCTGGGAATTTCTTTCATATCTATTGGTGTGTACATCTCCAGCCTGACAGACAGCCAGGCGGGTGCAGCAATTTTGACCTTCTGTGTTCTGATCATCACCTGGATTGTCGATTTTATCGGCGGATTTATGCCGGTCAGTCCCTTAGCCGGAGTTATTTTTGCACTGATAATAACAGCCATGACAGCAGGGTGGATGTACAATGCCACCAAGAATATCCCAGCCGCTGCAATCCCTGTAATTATCGGTGTTATAATCATAGCCGCACTGTACTTTATCAATCAGGATCTCTTTATCAACCTTATTGCCAAAACACTCTCCTGGTTTTCACTGACAAAGAGATTTACTGACTTCCCCATGGGCATCCTGAAACTGAATGCCGTGATTTACTATCTTTCCTTCTCTGGCTTCTTTCTTTTCCTGACAAGCCAGAGAATTGAAAAGCAGAGATGGAGCTAG